The Cyanobacteriota bacterium genome has a segment encoding these proteins:
- a CDS encoding HEPN domain-containing protein, which produces MGKASINWLKIAKYDLGAAENALDGGYYIKVFEHAHSALEKLLKGIIAENNQEPQKIHDLLRLASEALIKICSLKLKL; this is translated from the coding sequence ATGGGCAAAGCCTCAATCAACTGGCTTAAAATAGCAAAATATGACCTGGGGGCTGCAGAAAATGCACTGGATGGTGGCTATTACATTAAAGTTTTTGAGCATGCACATTCGGCATTAGAAAAATTACTCAAAGGTATTATTGCTGAAAACAATCAAGAGCCTCAAAAGATCCACGACCTACTCAGGCTAGCAAGCGAAGCACTTATTAAAATTTGCAGCTTGAAGTTAAAACTCTGA
- a CDS encoding phosphopentomutase: MPKRAIILVIDALGVGSLPDWADYDEVSESNTLASTCKYMAQNHQAIKLPNLQKLGLANITSLKGLSPLEKTTGSYGKMAELNPAKDTITGHWEMMGIRASKPFPYYPNGFPAEIIEQLKKQFGVEGILCNSTASGTTVINELGDKHRETGFPIVYTSADSVLQIACDVDVVPVETLYKWCELAREIMRGEHEVARIIARPFKRNENWVEGSSPAKAADMKYVRLGDKRHDYSVLPHAKSVLEMVLENQGHVVGFGKIQDIFAGVGVPENIHTASNADGLDKFIAAIKSPAKKNEVLFINLVETDANYGHRRDPEGFAKALEDIDKGMPELLEAMTEEDILMISADHGCDPTAVGSDHTREYVPIIFYNRNMAGKDLGTRKSFADIGATILYWFGLESSELSIPGTSFI, encoded by the coding sequence ATGCCCAAACGCGCAATAATCCTTGTAATAGACGCACTCGGAGTCGGCTCACTTCCTGACTGGGCTGATTATGACGAAGTCAGTGAGTCAAACACTCTTGCTAGTACTTGCAAATACATGGCTCAAAATCATCAAGCTATTAAACTCCCTAATTTGCAAAAACTAGGACTCGCTAATATTACGAGTTTGAAAGGCTTATCCCCACTTGAAAAGACTACAGGTTCTTATGGCAAAATGGCTGAACTAAATCCAGCTAAGGATACAATTACAGGACACTGGGAGATGATGGGGATTCGCGCATCTAAACCCTTCCCTTATTATCCAAATGGCTTCCCTGCAGAAATTATTGAACAGCTCAAAAAACAATTTGGTGTTGAAGGGATACTGTGTAACTCTACAGCAAGTGGAACTACTGTTATTAATGAGCTTGGTGACAAGCATAGAGAGACTGGTTTCCCGATTGTTTATACCAGTGCTGATTCTGTTTTGCAAATTGCTTGTGATGTAGATGTGGTTCCAGTTGAGACTTTATATAAGTGGTGTGAATTAGCTAGAGAGATTATGCGAGGCGAGCACGAAGTTGCAAGGATTATTGCAAGACCTTTTAAACGAAATGAGAATTGGGTTGAGGGATCCAGTCCGGCAAAAGCTGCCGATATGAAATATGTGCGCCTTGGTGACAAGCGCCATGACTACTCTGTCTTGCCTCACGCCAAATCAGTACTAGAAATGGTTTTGGAGAATCAGGGGCATGTAGTTGGTTTTGGTAAGATTCAGGATATTTTTGCTGGAGTTGGCGTGCCGGAGAATATTCATACGGCAAGTAATGCTGATGGGCTTGATAAATTTATTGCTGCAATTAAAAGTCCTGCCAAGAAGAACGAAGTTTTGTTTATTAATTTAGTGGAGACAGATGCTAATTATGGCCACCGTAGAGACCCAGAAGGTTTTGCCAAAGCGCTTGAAGACATAGACAAAGGAATGCCTGAATTGTTGGAAGCGATGACAGAAGAAGATATTTTGATGATTTCAGCGGATCATGGTTGTGACCCGACGGCAGTAGGTAGCGATCATACTAGAGAGTATGTGCCGATTATTTTTTATAATAGAAACATGGCTGGCAAGGATTTAGGGACTCGCAAGAGTTTTGCTGATATTGGTGCTACAATTCTTTATTGGTTTGGGCTAGAAAGCAGTGAGCTTAGTATTCCGGGGACTAGTTTTATATAA
- the lpxI gene encoding UDP-2,3-diacylglucosamine diphosphatase LpxI (LpxI, functionally equivalent to LpxH, replaces it in LPS biosynthesis in a minority of bacteria.) has translation MANAVKQEKITKLALIAGHGELPHHLATAASKSGVEVSVIALNKNTYNQFKDTYKSEYYSPVEVLEIIESIKSQEIKHMVFIGKVPKLDFFKNIHKLDPGLLKIVKGLGDLNDDSLHFALLRLLEEEHGLTVIDQTQYLRDFFPGPQVFSDRQPSEDELGEIQYGLKMAKAIAAVDIGQTVVVKNKAVIAVEAIEGTNNCIKRAANSFAWFKDNRITVCKVSKPNQDNRFDVPTVGPKTIAAMPANSILVFEANECFFVDQAKSIKLANQKNILFCSVLLDLLPVSQNEQRSY, from the coding sequence ATGGCAAACGCAGTCAAACAAGAAAAAATAACCAAGCTTGCATTAATAGCAGGTCATGGAGAGCTGCCGCATCACTTAGCTACTGCTGCAAGCAAGTCAGGAGTTGAAGTTTCAGTGATTGCACTGAATAAAAATACTTATAATCAGTTTAAAGATACTTACAAATCAGAATACTACTCACCAGTCGAAGTACTTGAAATTATTGAATCGATTAAGTCACAAGAGATTAAGCATATGGTTTTTATTGGTAAAGTACCAAAGCTAGATTTCTTTAAAAATATTCACAAACTTGATCCTGGTTTGCTGAAGATAGTCAAAGGACTTGGTGATCTTAATGATGATTCTTTACATTTTGCCTTATTGAGATTGTTAGAAGAAGAGCATGGACTTACTGTAATTGATCAAACACAATACCTTCGTGACTTTTTCCCTGGTCCTCAAGTATTTTCAGACCGGCAGCCAAGTGAAGATGAGCTTGGCGAAATACAATATGGACTGAAGATGGCAAAAGCAATTGCTGCAGTAGATATAGGACAAACAGTGGTTGTGAAAAATAAAGCGGTAATTGCAGTTGAAGCAATTGAAGGAACCAACAATTGTATTAAGCGTGCTGCCAATTCTTTTGCATGGTTTAAAGATAACCGAATCACAGTGTGCAAGGTAAGTAAACCAAATCAAGACAATCGTTTTGATGTGCCGACTGTGGGACCTAAGACAATCGCTGCGATGCCAGCTAATAGTATTCTTGTTTTCGAAGCGAACGAGTGTTTCTTTGTTGATCAAGCTAAATCAATTAAGTTGGCAAATCAAAAGAATATATTGTTCTGCTCAGTTCTGTTAGACTTGTTGCCAGTGTCACAGAATGAGCAACGTAGCTATTAG